One Cellulomonas sp. WB94 genomic window, CCATGCTCGTGGTGTCTCCATCCGTGCGGCAGGCCGCCGACGATAGCCCCTGTCGCCTGCTGTGACCGCCCGACGGCTCAGGTCGTCTGGTTGATGCGGAGCAGGTTGCCGGCGGGGTCGCGGACGGCGCAGTCGCGCACCCCGTACGGCTGGTCGGTCGGTTCCTGGACGACCTCGGCGCCGCTGGCCTCGAGCTTCGCGAAGGTGCCGTCGAGGTCGGTCGTGGCCAGGGTGACGCGGCCGAAGGTGCCCTTGGCCATCATCTCGGCGATGGTGCGGCGCTCGTCCTCGGTGATGCCGGGGTCGGCGGTGGGCGGCTCCAGGACGATGGAGGTGCCGGGCTGGCTGGTGGGGCCGACGGTGATCCAGCGCATCCCGCCGAACCCCACGTCGTTGCGGACCTCGAAGCCGAGGGTGTCGCGGTAGAACGCCAGCGAGGCGTCCGGGTCGTCGTGCGGCAGGAAGGCGTAGTGAATGGTGATGTCCATCTGTTCAGGCTAGGCGGGGCTCCGCGACCCGCGCTTCTCGATTCCTGATCGGTCGGGTCACCTGCTTCGCGACGCAGGACGGCATCTCCGCGCCTCCTGCGGCCCGGCGCCGGTAGATGCTGGGTGGCATGCCGACAAGCTCGGTGAAGCGCGTGCTGAAGGTTCCGAGCGACGAGCAACCGACCTCGAAGCAGACCTCGGTGACGCTGAGGTCGCCTCGACGCAGCAGCGCCATCGCGCGCTCGATGCGCCGCGTCATGAGGTACGTGTACGGCGCCTCGCCGTACGCGATCCGGAACTCGCGGCTGAGGTGACCGGCCGACATGTGCACGCCGCGGGCGAGCGCCTCGACGTCGAGCGGCTGCGCGTACTCGCGGTCGATCCGGTCGCGGACGCGTCGCAGCCGCGCGAGGTCGCGCAGGTGCTCCGCCGGGGTGGCGCTGCTGGTCACCTGACTGATCGTGCCACGCGACACCGACGAGGTCACCGGGCATAGCCTGGCTCGGGTCATGTCGACAACGGGCGAGAGCGGGTCGGGATCATGCGGGTGGCCGTCGTCGGGCTCGGTGCGATCGCACGCAAGGCGTACCTGCCCGTCGTGACGTCGTTGCCGGGCATCACGCCGGTCCTGGTCTCGCGCACGGCGTCGAGCCTCGCCTCGGTCGGGGACGCGTATCGCCTCCCGGACCGGTTCGGCTCGCTGGCCGACGCCATCGAGGCGGGCCTCGACGCGGCGCTGGTGCACACGACGTCCGAGTCGCACCCGGAGGTCGTCGCGACGCTCCTGCGTGCGGGGGTGCCGGTGCTCGTCGACAAGCCGCTCGCCCTCGACCTCGCGAGCGCACGGGGGCTCGTCGCGCTCGCGAGCGGCGTGTCGCTCATGGTCGGGTTCAACCGCCGGTACGCGCCGGCGTACCGCGCCTTCGCCGACTGGGCAGACCGTGACGTCGTGACGCTCCAGAAGCACCGGTCGCACGCCCTTGGACCCGTCCGGCAGATGGTGCTCGACGACTTCATCCACGTCATCGACACCCTGCGGTTCCTGGTCCCGTCCCCGCTCGACGACCTCGTGACGACCGCCCACGTCGACGACCGCGGCCGCTGCCGGCGGCTCTCGGTGCAGTTCACGGGGGAGGGCCGCCTCGCGACCGGGGTCATGAGCTGGACGGCGGGAGACGCCCACGAGGTGCTCGACGTCATCGGCGACGGCCGGCGCCGCCAGGTGATCGACCTCGCGGACGTCGTCGACATCCGCGACGGCGAGCGACTGACCCGACGCGACCCGTGGCTGTCGCCGACGGTGCACCGGGGGTTCGTCGCGATGTGCGAGGAGTTCCTCGGGGCGGTGCGTGCCGGCAGGGTGCTCGACGCGTCGGACGCGCTCGTGACGCACGAGGTGTGCGAGCGGGTGGTCGCGGACGCCGAGCGCCCGCTATAGTGGTCTAGACCAGTCGTCGCCACACCCAGGGGGTCCTCGTGCTCGAACGCCGTGTCATCGTCGCGATCGCTGAGGGCCTGCACGCCCGCCCGGCCGCGCTGTTCGTCAAGCTGGCCGCGGGGCTGCCCGGTGCGGTCACGATCCGGACGGCAGACGGCTCCCCGGTGCCCACGTCGAGCATCCTGTCGATCATGACGCTCGGCGCGCGGCACGGCGACGAGGTCGTCCTCGCGAGCGACGACGACGCCGCGGGCCCGTCGCTCGACGCCCTCGTGGCGTACCTCGAGAACGCCGGCTGAGCCCCCGCGGGGTCGGTCAGGCCCCGCGCGCCCGGGACCCTCAGAGCCCGAGCTCGTCGAGGACCGGCAGTCGCGACCGGACGGCCTCACGTGCCGCCTCGGCCGAGTCGGCGCCCGTCGCGAGCGCCGCCAGCTCCCGGCACGTCGCGAGAGTGACCGAGCCGAGCACGGCCGCGACGTCGGGCAGGGCACGGGCCGTCATCGAGAGGGTCGCGACGCCGAGCCCGACGAGCACGACGGCGAGCGCCGGGTCGGCCGCGGCCTCTCCGCACACCCCGACCGGTCGGTCGTTCTGCACCCCGCCCTGGCACGTCGCCGCCACGAGCTGCAGCACGGCGGGCTGCCAGGCGGTCGAGAGCGGGGCGAGCTCACCGAGCATGCGGTCCGCCGCCATCGCGTACTGGGTGAGGTCGTTGGTGCCGATGCTCGCGAACGCCGCGTGCCGCAGGATCTGGCCGGCGCTCAGCGCCGCGCTCGGGACCTCGACCATCACCCCGGCGGTCGCGAGGCCGTGCGCGTGGCAGCGCTCGACGAACGCGGTCGTCTCGGGGACCGTGGCGATCATGGGGGCCATCACCCAGACGTCGGCGGTCTCCGCCTGCGCCGCCTGCGCGATCGCGGTCAGCTGGTCCTCGAGGACCTCGGGGTTGCGCCAGGACGTGCGGTAGCCGCGGACGCCGAGGGCCGGGTTGGGCTCGGCCGCCGTCATGAGGAAGGGCAGGGGCTTGTCCGCGCCGGCGTCGAGGGTGCGCACGACGACCTTCGTGCCGCTGAACGCCGCGAGAACCTGCCGGTACTGCGCGACCTGCTCGGGGATCGTCGGCGCGTCGGTGCGGTCGAGGAAGCAGAACTCGGTGCGGAACAGACCGACACCCTCGGCCCCAGCGTCGGCGGCGGCCTGCGCGCCGTCGGGTCGGCCGACGTTGGCGAGCAGCGGGACGCGGTGCCCGTCGCTCGTGCGACCGGCGCCGTCGAACGTCCGCACCCGCGCCGCGAGGGCAGCCGCCTGGGCGACCTGCTCCGCGGTGGGGTCCAGGGTCACCGTCCCGGCGGCCCCGTCCACGAGCACGAGGGTGCCGGGCGGAACAGTCGTGGCACCGGCGACGCCGACGACCGCGGGGATGCCGAGGGCGCGCGCGAGGATCGCGGTGTGCGACGTCGTTCCGCCGTCACGGGTCACGAGCGCGACGACGCGGTCCGGGTCGAGCGTCGCGGTGTCGGCGGGGGACAGGTCCGCGGCCACGAGGACGAACGGGTGGTCCGAGTGCGGGACGCCGGGGGGCGCCTGGCCTGTGAGGGCGGCGACGACGCGGTCGCGCACGTCGGCGACGTCACGCGTGCGCTCGGCCATGTACCCGCCGAGCGCGGCGAGCTGAGCGATCACCCCGGCGGCCGCCTGCCAGACCGCGCGGGCGGGTACGAGCCGGGTCTCGCGCACGAGCTGCTGGGCCGCAGCGACGAGCGTCGGGTCGGCGGCCATCATCGCGGTGGTCTCGAGCACCTCCCGCGCTGCGCCGCTCGCACGGGCGGCGGCCTGCTCGAGATCGGTCTGCGCGCTGAGTGCGGCGGTGGCGATGCGCTCGGCCGCCTGGTCGAGGTCGGCCTCGGGGGCGAGGGTCGCGCCGGCGAGCGGCTCCGCGACGGGATCCGGCATCGCGACCACGGGCCCGGAGGCACGGCCGGGGCTGACGCCGATGCCGGTGAGCCGGCGCTGCTGGGTTTCGTCGTCGGTCGGCATCGCATCCTCGCGGTTCGATCGGTTCGATCGGTTCGAGCGGTTCAGATCAGGTGACGTGCCGAGGCCCGGCCGGTGCTCGCGCTCCGGCCGGGCCTCGGACCTCAGGCGGACGTGCTGCCTGCTGCCGGGGTGACGGTGCGCACCGCCTTGACGGGCTCGTCGTCCGGCTGGTCGACCAGGACGTTGTTCGGGTCGACGGTCGCGTCGTCCTCCTCGCGTCCCGGGGTCCGCAGGTTCCACCGGGTGATGACGAACCTGAACAGGAAGTAGTAGATCGCTCCGTAGGCCAGGCCGATCGGCAGGATCCACAGCGGGTGCGTGGCGATCCGGAAGTTGAGCAGGTAGTCGATCACGCCGGCCGAGAACCCGAACCCGTCGTGGATCCCGAGCCAGTTGACGAGCGCGAGGCTTGTCCCGGTCAGCACCGCGTGGATCACGTACAGCGGGTAGGCGAGGAACAGGAACGAGAACTCGAGCGGCTCGGTGACCCCGGTGACGAACGAGACCAGT contains:
- a CDS encoding VOC family protein — encoded protein: MDITIHYAFLPHDDPDASLAFYRDTLGFEVRNDVGFGGMRWITVGPTSQPGTSIVLEPPTADPGITEDERRTIAEMMAKGTFGRVTLATTDLDGTFAKLEASGAEVVQEPTDQPYGVRDCAVRDPAGNLLRINQTT
- a CDS encoding AraC family transcriptional regulator, with amino-acid sequence MTSSATPAEHLRDLARLRRVRDRIDREYAQPLDVEALARGVHMSAGHLSREFRIAYGEAPYTYLMTRRIERAMALLRRGDLSVTEVCFEVGCSSLGTFSTRFTELVGMPPSIYRRRAAGGAEMPSCVAKQVTRPIRNREARVAEPRLA
- a CDS encoding Gfo/Idh/MocA family oxidoreductase — protein: MRVAVVGLGAIARKAYLPVVTSLPGITPVLVSRTASSLASVGDAYRLPDRFGSLADAIEAGLDAALVHTTSESHPEVVATLLRAGVPVLVDKPLALDLASARGLVALASGVSLMVGFNRRYAPAYRAFADWADRDVVTLQKHRSHALGPVRQMVLDDFIHVIDTLRFLVPSPLDDLVTTAHVDDRGRCRRLSVQFTGEGRLATGVMSWTAGDAHEVLDVIGDGRRRQVIDLADVVDIRDGERLTRRDPWLSPTVHRGFVAMCEEFLGAVRAGRVLDASDALVTHEVCERVVADAERPL
- a CDS encoding HPr family phosphocarrier protein; its protein translation is MLERRVIVAIAEGLHARPAALFVKLAAGLPGAVTIRTADGSPVPTSSILSIMTLGARHGDEVVLASDDDAAGPSLDALVAYLENAG
- the ptsP gene encoding phosphoenolpyruvate--protein phosphotransferase; this translates as MPTDDETQQRRLTGIGVSPGRASGPVVAMPDPVAEPLAGATLAPEADLDQAAERIATAALSAQTDLEQAAARASGAAREVLETTAMMAADPTLVAAAQQLVRETRLVPARAVWQAAAGVIAQLAALGGYMAERTRDVADVRDRVVAALTGQAPPGVPHSDHPFVLVAADLSPADTATLDPDRVVALVTRDGGTTSHTAILARALGIPAVVGVAGATTVPPGTLVLVDGAAGTVTLDPTAEQVAQAAALAARVRTFDGAGRTSDGHRVPLLANVGRPDGAQAAADAGAEGVGLFRTEFCFLDRTDAPTIPEQVAQYRQVLAAFSGTKVVVRTLDAGADKPLPFLMTAAEPNPALGVRGYRTSWRNPEVLEDQLTAIAQAAQAETADVWVMAPMIATVPETTAFVERCHAHGLATAGVMVEVPSAALSAGQILRHAAFASIGTNDLTQYAMAADRMLGELAPLSTAWQPAVLQLVAATCQGGVQNDRPVGVCGEAAADPALAVVLVGLGVATLSMTARALPDVAAVLGSVTLATCRELAALATGADSAEAAREAVRSRLPVLDELGL